In the Desulfurispira natronophila genome, TGTCACGTAAATTTGTGTTCATTTAAAAAAATGACAACTGGGAGACAATAGCTCTTACGTACAATCAAAGACTTGTTCCTAAAATTCTTTATTATTTACGCATAGCGCAGATCGTGTTTTGGTAAATGTGTGCAGTTTAGATGCAGGGGTATAGCAATCTTAAACATTCCTCTCGGTGATAACTCAATTTTTAACGGTAGTCACTGAATGCCTACCCACTGCTAATGATTATGGGATAGCACTTGCACAGAGTGCTGATAGGCCTGCTCTAAAATCTGCTCCTGGTTACTTATGAATTCATGGCAATCCCCATGAAAGTAAAGTTCACGATTCAAGCAGGCTACCTTGTTCACCTTGGTCGTTATAACGCCAATATCGTGGCTTACCAATACCATAGTTTTTTTATGACATTGGTGCAGTTCCTCAAGTAAAGTATAAAAACGATCAACAGACTCAGCGTCAACACCAACCGTTGGTTCATCAAAGATAAGCAAATCCGGATTACAAACCAGAGCTCGAGCGATAAAAACCCGCTGCTGCTGTCCGCCAGATAGGTTACCCAGTAAATGGCGACGGTAGCTTGACAGTCCTACTAGCTCTATAGTTTTATCTACCTGTAGTCGATCAAGCTTTTTAAGCGGCCCAAATAGCTTATGCCTCGAAAGAAGTCCTGCTGCAACTACTTCCTGTACGGTAGCAGGGAAACCCAGGTTAATGCTGGCTGAGCGTTGGGCGATATACCCAATACGATGACGCTGAGCGAAGTTACTTGCCAGCTGGTCATAGAGCTTTACCTCTCCATGCATAGGTCGCAAAAGCCCCAAAATTAACTTGACGAGAGTAGTTTTGCCAGAACCATTAGGACCAACAATGCCCAGGAAGTCACCATCATGCACTTGCAACTTTATATTATTCAAAATAAGACGTTGCTCATAGGCAAAGCTAAGCTCATTGATATCTATAGGGTACACAACATTTCTTTCTCCTGCACAGGGATGACCCTATGTGCGGCTATACAATATTGAGTTAAGTCATAGCAGTATTTTCTAATAAAGTGTCATTGACTTCTCATAATTGCAAAGAAAATGAATAGCTTTGACTTTGCATGTTATAGTAAATGATAAGTGTAATGACGTAAATCAGATTTTGACGTCACAACTGCGCCTTGCCATTACTTCACTATGAGGTGAACTTTGCCCCGCAGAGCTCAACTGGGTCTTTGTATTGCTGCCGCACTCTATTTTATTCTAACAGCCCTGAGTGGTTACCTCTACTCTCCATGCTACCGAATAGCTGACGGAGTCTACAGTCATGGGCTCATTGGTATTTTAGGCTTTGCCTACACAGTATTTCTTGTTTTTTTGCTGAGTGACGCTCGATACCGATATTACGCTAATCTATTACGGGTGACCTTTACTGTCCTATCATTGACATTGGTAGCAGCTTTTCTTTTCAACAAAATCTGGTTTATAAACTTGGCAGCACTTGCCTACCTCATAGCCACTGGCGCCCTGTGGCGATACTTCGACGCTACTGATAAGCCACGCGAAGATCTATTTTTACGATTAGCCATTTTCATATCACTACTTAGCTGGATCTACTTCATTTATTCACTCAACTTTGAAAATTTTTTGGGATTCGAGAGTCGTTTTTCTTATACTCTATTAGCGTTTTCTTTTCCTGTCTCTTTGCTCTTGTTTTCTCGCATTGTCGATATCTTAAAGCTTTCAAACAAGCAAGTTACCATTACAGCCATAGTTTTGGTCAGTGGTGTACTAAGTATGTTTGCTGGTATGCTTTTCTCAGTTTATTGGTTGGAGAAAATTAGTGCTGGATCACTTCTTGTTCTTATATTGGCCTACCTGATGTTAGCGGTTCACCAGCGAAATACAACTCTGGCAATTGCATTCTTTGGTTTGCTACTCACAGGCCTCTCAGGAGTATGGTTTTTGCTAGAGTACACTGCCACTGGAGAACAAAACCTTAATATCTTGCGCATGCATGCACATCTGGCACACTTCGCCTGGGCTACCTATGGAATCTTCTACCTCAGCGCACAACACATAAGCCTCTCATTTCGCTGGCAGATCGCTATATACGTCTCCCTTTTTCTTTCCCTTGCTTTTCTTAGCCTTGCACTTTTCTCACCAAACACATGGCTACTGCACAGCAGTGTTCTGTTTTTCCTTTTATCTGGATATCTGATGGGGGCTTGCTTGATCAAATGGTGGCAAAACCAGAAGTAAGTGGTAACTATGAGCTCTAACCATAAGTCAACGCGCAACGGATTTGCCAAGATAAATAATGAAAAAGTTTGGGAGCAATGGAATACTGAAAGTGTTCTTGTTACAGCCAATAAGCGATTAAGTCGACACCTGCAGCAGCGATACATAGACTTTCAAAGACAAAGAGGCCTCACGGTCTGGCCAACTGCTACTATTTTGCCCTTGGAACTGTGGCTTCAGCTTATGGTCAAAGAAGGCATCCTGAGTGGGCACTGCCCAACCTTTCAGGTACCTCACCATATTTTGGGTGAGTCTGAAAGCTTGCTGCTATGGCAACAAACTATAGAAAATATTGAAGCTGAACGCCCGTTACTCGCTTCACGTTCTATGGCTCGCTCTGCTATGGAAGCTTGGCAGATGATAGTGCAGTGGCAAGTGCCTTTAGACGAATACCGCAACTCCCGCTTCAACCAAACCGGGATATCCTGCGACCACATATCTGAATTTCAAGCTCTTCGTCGTTGGATCACTGCATACCGTACTGTTTTGCAAAATAAACGCTGGGTTGACTACCCATTGCTGTGTGAGATTGCTCATGTAATTGCAAAAAGCAATACCTATAGACCTCCTGCTCAACTTTTTTTAACTGGTTTTGATGAACTAACTCCATTGTATAGTAAATTTTTTGAAACGCTTTCCTTTCGTGGATGCCGGGTAGTTGAAGTGCTTCCACAGAACAGCAGCGCAACTGGTGCTTTACTGGAGTTGGAAGATTTTCAAAGTGAGTGTCGACATGCCGCTCAGTGGTGCTATCAAAAAATCTCACAAAACCCAAAACAACGCATCGCTATAGTGATCCCTGACCTGAGATGCTGTCGCATGCAGCTAGAGCGTGTTTTTGATCAGGCTTTCTACCCTCATTGCAGCTACAGTCCTGACCCAAAGCAGCAAAAAGTTTACAATATAAGCCTTGGGGTTTCCTTGAGTGAAGCTCCATTAGTTAAGACTGCCCTGAGGGTTTTGTCTTTTTTGGGATCGAACAAAAGCGTTGAAGTAGAGCAATTTACTTTCCTCCTTCTTAATCCATTTCTGCCTGGATTCCACCAAGAGCACTCGCAACGGTCTAACCTTGACCTGATTTTACGCGAACTGGACCAGGTGACTGTCTCTGTAGCAACTATCGAAAAACTGGCTTATAAATACAGTCCATTATTTGCTCACTTTCTTAAGGGCTTTCGTACGGAGTATGCTCAACTCGAATCTTTACAAATGCCACCAAGCAGTTGGAGCCAAGCTTTGTCTAATTTACTTAAAAAGTCAGGTTGGCCTGGCGACCGACCACTCAACAGTG is a window encoding:
- a CDS encoding ATP-binding cassette domain-containing protein; amino-acid sequence: MYPIDINELSFAYEQRLILNNIKLQVHDGDFLGIVGPNGSGKTTLVKLILGLLRPMHGEVKLYDQLASNFAQRHRIGYIAQRSASINLGFPATVQEVVAAGLLSRHKLFGPLKKLDRLQVDKTIELVGLSSYRRHLLGNLSGGQQQRVFIARALVCNPDLLIFDEPTVGVDAESVDRFYTLLEELHQCHKKTMVLVSHDIGVITTKVNKVACLNRELYFHGDCHEFISNQEQILEQAYQHSVQVLSHNH